Proteins encoded by one window of Xenopus tropicalis strain Nigerian chromosome 6, UCB_Xtro_10.0, whole genome shotgun sequence:
- the LOC100485478 gene encoding ficolin-1, with protein sequence MGAQGPKGARNCKELLDQGVVMSGWYTIYPDGMAPLQVLCDMDTDGGGWIVFQRRYDGSVDFYLGWDSYRRGFGSRLTEFWLGNDNLSNLTSAGTWEMRVDLKDFDNIHYYAKYSSFRVLPESDNYTLIIGPYVAGNAGDSMYANNSQFTTKDRDNDMYAANCADVGRGGWWYTICFNANLNGFYHLIPDYYVDSICWFTIRSYHPLKFTEMKMRPA encoded by the exons ATGGGAGCACAAGGTCCAAAAG GTGCCAGGAACTGCAAGGAGCTGCTGGATCAGGGGGTGGTAATGAGCGGTTGGTACACAATATACCCGGATGGGATGGCGCCCCTGCAGGTTCTGTGTGACATGGACACTGATGGGGGAGGTTGGATA GTTTTCCAAAGACGCTATGATGGCTCAGTAGACTTCTACCTTGGCTGGGATTCCTACAGGAGGGGGTTTGGCAGCCGCCTGACTGAGTTCTGGTTGGGGAATGACAATCTCAGTAATTTAACATCGGCAG GAACATGGGAAATGAGAGTCGATCTGAAAGACTTTGATAACATACATTATTATGCAAAATACTCGTCTTTCAGGGTTTTACCAGAGTCGGACAATTATACACTAATTATCGGCCCATATGTTGCTGGTAATGCAG GAGACTCCATGTATGCCAACAACTCACAATTCACCACAAAGGACCGGGACAATGATATGTATGCAGCAAACTGCGCTGACGTCGGCCGCGGAGGCTGGTGGTACACCATATGCTTTAATGCCAACTTGAACGGATTTTACCATCTGATACCGGACTATTATGTTGATAGCATCTGCTGGTTCACCATAAGAAGCTATCATCCCTTAAAATTCACTGAGATGAAAATGAGGCCAGCGTAA
- the LOC108647843 gene encoding ficolin-1-like, protein FLPFCCLNVCTDPTPSSHYPIPRCTERLKGDPGIPGPQGPKGNVGIHGTNGDKGDPGQTGARGPKGEKGESGFSYTPRNCKELLDQGVIMSGWYTIYPDGMAPLQVLCDMDTDGGGWIVFQRRYDGSVDFYLGWDSYRRGFGNRMSEFWLGNDNLSNLTSTGTWDLRVDLRDFNNTAYYAKYSSFRISPAYDNYRLTYSSYVGGNAGDALSYNNGMAFSTKDRDNDRWAGNCATNLQGAWWFNYCYSTDLNGVYRLQQNESPTGVLWPTANTNTLHSFRISEMKIRPE, encoded by the exons TTCTTACCTTTTTGTTGCTTAAATGTGTGCACAGATCCAACCCCGAGTTCCCATTACCCAATACCTCGATGTACTGAGCGTCTAAAGGGAGATCCTGGAATCCCCGGGCCGCAAG GGCCGAAAGGAAATGTTGGTATCCATGGGACAAATGGGGATAAAG GTGATCCTGGGCAAACGGGAGCACGAGGTCCAAAAG GAGAAAAAGGAGAAAGTGGCTTCTCATACA CACCAAGGAACTGCAAGGAGCTGCTGGATCAGGGGGTGATAATGAGCGGTTGGTACACAATATACCCGGATGGGATGGCGCCCCTGCAGGTTCTGTGTGACATGGACACTGATGGGGGAGGTTGGATA GTTTTCCAAAGACGCTATGATGGCTCAGTAGACTTCTACCTTGGCTGGGATTCCTACAGGAGGGGGTTTGGCAACCGCATGTCTGAGTTCTGGTTGGGAAATGACAATCTCAGTAATTTAACATCGACAG GTACATGGGATCTGCGTGTGGATCTGAGGGACTTTAACAATACAGCCTATTATGCCAAGTACTCATCCTTCCGGATTTCCCCCGCCTATGATAATTACAGGCTAACCTATAGTTCGTACGTTGGTGGTAATGCAG GAGATGCTTTGAGTTATAACAATGGAATGGCATTTTCTACCAAGGACAGGGACAATGACCGGTGGGCCGGTAACTGCGCTACTAATTTGCAGGGAGCCTGGTGGTTCAATTACTGCTATTCCACAGACCTCAATGGGGTCTATCGACTGCAGCAGAATGAAAGTCCCACTGGTGTTCTGTGGCCCACTGCCAACACCAATACATTGCATTCCTTCAGGATATCAGAAATGAAGATAAGGCCTGAGTAA